A region from the Acipenser ruthenus chromosome 13, fAciRut3.2 maternal haplotype, whole genome shotgun sequence genome encodes:
- the LOC117417774 gene encoding zona pellucida sperm-binding protein 2-like, whose product MGWLSIVFSVVILIFGWMNVNVLGLEGAVSCLPDSMTLELPLEAAANHQLFVFDRNNKPIQIDPAYELKCQYTVEVVTVFQLRVGYGACEVQEQNKSLFLAVQINYFSKALGQTVTKKYQMVCLPTQSDNLQISREVGKTRCTQSFMEVMLPQQLPNFDAISNTLQEWLVDINNGQTTTTMTLLQARSKGYEFTVANNLMIVRAYFTATGIQKFGRLQSDKVLYLADLTLKYDSGFGKITILVLMICVPAPVSCNRMNVLIEIPSFVGTFTNLLIGTRLYRPSLPSTDLSISRQQNMLRITVPKRHPLARTTACPLGFLTGVKTVLPDTKLTFNVRGTLTSMTFTPVCPCEMKGSDPAVLCQDGFMDFEVSSNDTLPPLDLGTVQLRDPTCRPSVSSKDSLLFHIPLASCGTTSKVINGKLVYENEIRALLKDRPLLGVITRDSEYVLTVQCYYDHTADANLIVDVKTNAPPPPAMEQGDLIVVLRAYPDVLYRTPYRDQDYPVVRYLRDPLYLEVQVLNRLDPNIKLVLDDCWATGFPSPSSLPRWNIIVDGCQYDGDDYMTVFHSMSKFLGIPFPSHYRRFEVKMFTFVSGGVVQTNSIYFHCSTLICDLLKPDSDLCAKTCPSSASVKRRRGLGSAGSTAVLGEVVTSLPGPVAVL is encoded by the exons ATGGG GTGGCTTTCGATTGTCTTTTCcgtagttattttaattttcggATGGATGAATGTAAATGTTCTGGGCCTCGAAG GGGCTGTATCCTGTCTTCCTGACTCGATGACTTTGGAACTTCCTCTTGAAGCGGCAGCAAATCATCAGCTTTTTGTTTTTG ATCGAAACAACAAGCCCATTCAAATCGATCCAGCATATGAACTGAAGTGCCAGTATACAGTGGAGGTGGTGACCGTGTTTCAGCTACGTGTTGGGTATGGAGCATGTGAAGTTCAGGAGCAA AATAAATCCCTGTTTCTTGCTGTGCAGATAAATTACTTCTCTAAAGCTCTTGGTCAAACAGTCACCAAGAAATACCAAATGGTCTGCTTGCCAACTCAGTCTGACAACCTGCAAATCTCAAGGGAAGTAGGAAAAACACGTTGTACTCAAAGCTTCATGGAG GTGATGCTCCCCCAACAGCTTCCTAACTTTGATGCG ATTTCCAACACTCTCCAAGAATGGCTTGTTGACATAAATAATGGACAAACCACAACTACCATGACCTTGCTGCAGGCTCGGTCAAAAGGCTACGAGTTCACCGTTGCCAACAACCTGATGATTGTCCGAGCCTACTTCACAGCTACAGGAATCCAGAAATTTGGG AGACTCCAGTCGGACAAGGTTCTCTACCTTGCAGACCTCACACTGAAGTATGACTCTGGCTTTGGAAAGATCACAATACTTGTATTAATGATCTGCGTACCTG CTCCTGTGAGCTGTAACAGAATGAACGTTCTCATTGAGATCCCCTCCTTTGTTGGAACGTTCACAAATTTGTTGATTGGGACTCGCCTGTACCGTCCATCGTTGCCATCTACAGACCTCTCTATATCCCGTCAACAGAACATGTTGCGCATCACTGTGCCAAAGAGACATCCCTTGGCTCGGACCACG GCTTGCCCTCTAGGGTTCCTAACTGGTGTGAAGACTGTCTTGCCAGACACAAAACTGACTTTTAATGTGAGAGGCACCCTGACTTCCATGACTTTCACGCCTGTTTGCCCATGTGAGATGAAAGGGTCTGATCCTGCAG TGCTGTGCCAAGATGGCTTCATGGATTTTGAAGTGAGCAGCAATGACACCCTGCCACCTCTGGACCTGGGCACTGTGCAGCTGAGGGATCCAACATGCAGACCCTCCGTCTCATCCAAGGACAGCCTTCTGTTCCACATTCCCTTGGCCAGCTGTGGCACAACATCAAAG GTGATAAATGGCAAACTGGTTTATGAAAATGAAATCCGTGCACTCCTGAAGGATCGACCTTTATTGGGAGTAATTACAAGAGACAGCGAATATGT GTTGACTGTGCAGTGCTATTATGATCACACAGCTGATGCTAATCTAATTGTGGATGTGAAGACCAACGCACCCCCTCCTCCTGCTATGGAACAAGGAGACTTGATTGTTGTGCTTCGAGCTTACCCAG atgttctgTACAGAACTCCCTATAGAGACCAGGATTACCCTGTAGTGAGATATCTGAGGGACCCCCTTTATCTGGAGGTGCAGGTACTGAACAGACTGGATCCAAACATCAAGCTGGTTCTGGATGACTGCTGGGCAACTGGATTCCCTAGCCCAAGCTCCCTGCCTCGCTGGAACATCATTGTTGATGG CTGTCAATATGACGGAGACGACTACATGACGGTGTTCCATTCCATGTCGAAGTTCCTTGGAATTCCGTTCCCAAGCCACTACAGGAGGTTTGAGGTGAAGATGTTCACTTTTGTCTCTGGAGGAGTAGTGCAGACTAACTCG
- the LOC117417659 gene encoding melanin-concentrating hormone receptor 1-like has product MDSMESVVTTANITDLEQNQSNTDTSKYIAYSSIFMPTVFGIIWLLGIIGNVIVIFTVFSKSKFRYRSSVPDIFIVNLSVVDLLFLLGMPFLIHQLLGNGVWHFGETVCTIITALDTNSQFTSTYILTAMTLDRYLATVYPLTSVRFRTPSVAVLIICILWVISFLSITPVWMYARLIPLPGGVLGCGIRLPNPATDIYWYTLYQFFIAFAIPFTLISVAYWRILLRMTSSEALTTQRSARIKTKKVTRIAITICLAFFCCWAPFYVLQLIQLAVDQPTLSFYYAYRVAISLGYANSCLNPFIYIVLCETFRRRFIVSVRPAEDVQSPARSRRNRRKTDHHSEQQHLQLVSVPGR; this is encoded by the exons ATGGATTCTATGGAAAGTGTGGTTACCACCGCAAATATTACGGACTTGGAACAAAACCAATCCAATACAG ATACGTCCAAATATATTGCATACAGCAGTATATTCATGCCAACGGTATTTGGCATTATCTGGTTGCTGGGCATAATAGGGAACGTGATAGTCATCTTCACCGTGTTCAGTAAGTCAAAGTTCAGGTATAGAAGCAGCGTCCCCGACATATTCATCGTTAATTTATCGGTTGTGGACCTGCTTTTCCTGCTAGGGATGCCTTTCCTTATTCACCAGCTGCTGGGGAACGGAGTTTGGCACTTCGGAGAGACTGTGTGCACGATCATTACAGCCCTAGACACCAACAGTCAGTTTACCAGTACCTACATCCTGACTGCAATGACACTTGACAGGTACCTAGCGACTGTCTATCCCCTCACCTCTGTGCGGTTCAGAACACCTTCTGTTGCAGTTCTAATAATCTGCATCCTCTGGGTCATATCGTTCCTTAGCATCACTCCCGTTTGGATGTACGCCCGGCTGATTCCTTTGCCCGGTGGCGTGTTAGGTTGCGGGATTCGCTTGCCGAACCCGGCGACAGATATCTACTGGTATACGTTATATCAGTTTTTCATCGCCTTTGCCATACCTTTCACGCTTATCTCAGTGGCTTACTGGAGGATTTTGCTCAGAATGACCTCCTCGGAGGCTCTAACCACGCAGAGAAGTGCCAGGATAAAGACTAAAAAGGTGACCAGGATCGCAATCACTATCTGCTTAGCTTTCTTCTGTTGTTGGGCTCCCTTCTATGTGTTGCAGTTGATTCAGCTGGCAGTAGATCAGCCGACACTGTCATTCTATTACGCATATAGAGTTGCTATCAGCCTGGGCTACGCGAACAGTTGCCTGAACCCGTTTATTTACATTGTGCTGTGTGAAACCTTTAGGAGGAGATTCATAGTCTCGGTCAGACCCGCTGAAGACGTACAAAGCCCTGCCAGGAGCCGACGGAATCGCAGGAAAACGGATCACCATTCTGAGCAACAGCACTTACAGTTGGTTTCGGTTCCCGGAAGATAG
- the LOC117417786 gene encoding lipid droplet assembly factor 1-like isoform X1 has translation MWKSEGISLPKDMHELQSQLKAIMYTMNSKSKLADIMSTPVGQYLDGHPFFALALLVFGAMATVPVGLFLTFAIVTFVTASVGFIFLQGFLLSLGGIVLLCVLCGLAIIAFAVSAIFSAFYITASNVLDYYYSHRSAYMKQNIIRSHPSCESDASSCPNPGFQKQKGQ, from the exons atgtggaaaagtgaAGGCATTTCGTTACCCAAGGACATGCATGAGCTACAGAGCCAGCTAAAGGCAATAATGTACACTATGAACAGCAAGTCAAAG CTTGCAGATATCATGAGTACCCCAGTGGGACAGTACCTTGATGGCCACCCCTTTTTTGCCCTGGCCCTGCTGGTGTTTGGTGCCATGGCAACAGTACCCGTTGGCCTGTTCCTGACCTTCGCTATTGTCACGTTTGTGACTGCCTCTGTTGGGTTTATCTTCCTGCAAG GGTTCCTGCTGTCGCTCGGTGGAATAGTCCTGCTGTGTGTGCTCTGTGGTCTTGCCATCATTGCCTTTGCTGTGTCTGCCATCTTCAGTGCCTTTTACATCACTGCCTCCAACGTGCTTGACTATTACTACAGCCACCG CTCAGCCTACATGAAGCAGAACATCATCAGAAGCCATCCAAGTTGTGAGAGTGATGCCTCTTCCTGTCCTAACCCAGGTTTTCAGAAACAGAAAGGACAGTAA
- the LOC117417786 gene encoding lipid droplet assembly factor 1-A-like isoform X2 encodes MWKSEGISLPKDMHELQSQLKAIMYTMNSKSKLADIMSTPVGQYLDGHPFFALALLVFGAMATVPVGLFLTFAIVTFVTASVGFIFLQGFLLSLGGIVLLCVLCGLAIIAFAVSAIFSAFYITASNVLDYYYSHRLHEAEHHQKPSKL; translated from the exons atgtggaaaagtgaAGGCATTTCGTTACCCAAGGACATGCATGAGCTACAGAGCCAGCTAAAGGCAATAATGTACACTATGAACAGCAAGTCAAAG CTTGCAGATATCATGAGTACCCCAGTGGGACAGTACCTTGATGGCCACCCCTTTTTTGCCCTGGCCCTGCTGGTGTTTGGTGCCATGGCAACAGTACCCGTTGGCCTGTTCCTGACCTTCGCTATTGTCACGTTTGTGACTGCCTCTGTTGGGTTTATCTTCCTGCAAG GGTTCCTGCTGTCGCTCGGTGGAATAGTCCTGCTGTGTGTGCTCTGTGGTCTTGCCATCATTGCCTTTGCTGTGTCTGCCATCTTCAGTGCCTTTTACATCACTGCCTCCAACGTGCTTGACTATTACTACAGCCACCG CCTACATGAAGCAGAACATCATCAGAAGCCATCCAAGTTGTGA